ACGGACCTCATCTGGCAGATGCAGGCCATCCTAGGGAGCGAATGCTTACTTCATGTGGCAGTGAGGCAAAAATTGCCGATAGTGGTATTGGGCGATTTGGGTTTACGCATTCGCGGGCAAGCCCGCTCCTACAGGCGCCATCTCCTGCGCCAACCCCAGAAACGCCGCCGGTAAGCGCGCATTCTTGCGCTCCTTGAGGCAATACAGGTATTCGGGAATCTGCGGCGCATTTTCCAGGGTCAACACCCGCAGTTGCGGATCGTGAGGCACTTCCTGGCGGGCGATGATGCTGATGCCGATATTGCGCAGCACCGCCTCACGGATCGACTCGCGACTGCCGATTTCCAGCAACGGACCAAAACTCACACCGGCGCCGGCCAGCAATTCTTCAGTCAGGCGCCGAGTGGTGGAGCCCGGCTCACGCATCAACAAGGTATGCCCGACCAGCGCACTCAAAGGCACATGTTCACGCACCGCCAGCGGGTGGTTGCGGTGGACGGCCAGCACCAACGGATCGGAGCCGAGTACGCGGCGAATCAGGCGTGCATCTTCCACCAGTTGCGACGACGCGGCGAGATCGACCCGGTAGTCCTCCAGCGCTTCGAGAACCTGCTGCGAGTTGCCGATTTCCACCGCCACCTCTACCTGCGGCAGGCGCTCGCGGAAGGTTTTCACCAGGTCGAGAATGTAATAAGGCGCAGTGGCGGCGATGCGCAGTGCGCCCTGGACCTGGCCACTGTTGCGCAGGAAAAACTCGATATCCGCTTCCTGTTGCAGCAGCGCCTTGACCATCGGCAGCAACCGCGCGCCCTCATCGCTGAGGCTGAGCCGGCGCCCGCCGCGATAGAACAACTCGACTGAGTACTGACTCTCCAAGTGGCGAATCTGCGTGGTCACCGTGGGTTGGCTCAGGCCGAGCTTTTTCGCGGCGAGGGTGATACTGCCCAGACGCGCGACCATATAAAAAGCCTTCAGCTCGGCACTCAGCACATCACCCTCACTTCGTTTACTTGCGCAGCAGGCGCAGACCGTTGAACACCACCAGCAGGGCCACGCCCATGTCGGCAAACACGGCCATCCACATGGTGGCCAGACCGAAGAAGGTTACCCCAAGAAAGATCGCCTTGATGATCAATGCCAACGCGATATTTTGCGTGAGGACAGTCGAGGTCTGGCGTGACAGGCGAATGAATGCAGGGATTTTGCGTAGATCGTCGTCCATCAGGGCGACATCGGCGGTTTCAATCGCAGTATCGGTGCCGGCTGCAGCCATCGCAAAACCGATCTCGGCACGGGCCAGCGCCGGAGCGTCGTTGATCCCGTCGCCAACCATGCCGACCCGATGCCCCTGGGCATACAGCGCTTCGATGGCCTTGAGTTTGTCGGTCGGCAGCAAGTCGCCCTGGGCCTGATCGATGCCCACCTGGGCAGCGATGGCCTGAGCGGTGTGCGGGTTATCGCCGGTGAGCATCAGGGTTTTCACCCCCAACGCATGCAGTTGCTGGATCGCCTCGCGGCTGGATTCCTTGACTGTATCCGCCACGGCAAACAGCGCCAAGGGACCTGAGTTGTCGAGCAACAGCACCACGGTCTTGCCCTGTTGTTCCAGCGCGAAGAGTTTTTCTTCGAGGGCCGGTGAACACAGGCCGAGCTCTTCCACCAAGCGATGGTTACCCAAGTGGTAGACCTGCCCGTCGATTTCGCCGCGCACTCCGCGCCCCGTCAGCGCTGCGAAGTTATCCACAGTGCGCAGCGCCATTTGTTTATCCACAGCAGCGTTGGCGACGGCCAGCGATACCGGGTGGTCGGAGCGTCCGGCGAGACTGGCGGCCAGTACCTGAGCGGTGGCTTCGGCGGTTGGGTCGAGCGGCAGATAATCGGTTTGCACCGGCTTGCCGTGGGTGATGGTGCCGGTCTTGTCCAGCGCGAGATAATCGAGCTTGTAGCCGCCCTCCAAGTACACGCCGCCCTTGATCAGGATGCCCTTGCGCGCCGCCGCCGCGAGGCCGCTGACGATGGTCACCGGGGTCGAGATCACCAGCGCGCACGGGCAGGCAACCACCAGCAATACCAGGGCGCGGTAGATCCAGTCGAACCAGGCGGCGCCCATGAACAGCGGCGCAATCAACGCCACGCCCAGGGCGAAGACGAACACCACCGGGGTGTAGATTTTCGAGAAGGCGTCGACGAAGCGCTGGGTCGGCGCACGTGCGCCCTGGGCTTGCTCGACGGCGTGGATGATCCGCGCCAGTGTCGAGTTGTTGGCCGCCGCGGTGACCTTGTATTCAAGGGAGCCGGACTGGTTGATGGTGCCGGCAAAAACCTTGTCGCCGACGGTCTTTTCCACCGGCAGGCTTTCACCGGTGATCGGCGCCTGGTCGATGGTCGAGTTGCCCGCCATCACTTCGCCATCGAGGCCAATCCGCTCGCCGGGACGCACCCGCACCAAAGCACCCAGCTCGATGCTTTTGGCTTCCTGTTCGACCCAGCTGCCATCAGCCAACTGCACCGTGACCTTTTCCGGGGTCATTTGCATCAGGCCGCTGATGGCATTGCGCGCCCGGTCCAGGGACTTGGCTTCGATCAATTCGGCAACGGTGAACAGGAACATCACCATCGCCGCTTCCGGCCATTGGCCGATCAACACCGCGCCGGTCACCGCGATACTCATCAGCGCGTTGATGTTCAAGTTGAGGTTTTTCAGGGCAATCCAGCCCTTTTTGTAGGTGCCCAGGCCACCGCTGAGAATCGAGATCAGCGCGATGATCGCCACCACCCAGTTTGGCGCGGCGTTGGTGAAGTGGATCACTTCAGCGGCCAGCGCGCCGACACCCGAAAGCGCCAGCGGCCACCAATGTTTTTTCGCCGGCAGCGGACGGCTGTCGTCAGCGGCGCCCTCCTCGATCGGCTCAGCGTGCATGCCAATGGCCTTGATCGTCTCGATGATCGGCGCAGTGTTCGGCAGGTCGTGGGTCACCCCCAGCACCCGGTTGATCAGGTTGAATTCCAGTTGCTGCACCCCGGCCAGCTTGCCGAGCTTGTTCTGGATCAGCGTCTGCTCAGTCGGGCAGTCCATGGCTTCGATGCGAAAGCGGCTCAGGCGCGCGCTTTCAGTCACCGCCTCGCTGATTTTCACCAGCGCCGGCGACGCAGCCGAAGAACAGCAGGAACCGCCGTGACTGGCGTGATCATGGGGCTTTTGCACAGGCTGCAATTTTGCGCCGTGGCTGTGGGGGTGTTGGTCGCCGGGGGCGTGGGTGTGCCGGGAGTCGCTCATTGGGTCGCGTCCATGAAGGTGCCTGTTGCCAAGTAAAGACCCTGTAGCCACTATAGGGTCAAGCACCCTTTTGGAGATCGTTGCGATGAAGATTGGAGAACTGGCGAAACTGACCGATTGCGCGGTCGAGACCATTCGCTACTACGAGCGCGAAAACCTGCTGCCGGAGCCGGCCCGCAGCGACGGCAATTACCGGGTCTACACCCAGGCCCACGCCGAGCGCCTGACCTTCATCCGCAACTGCCGCACCCTCGACATGACGCTGGAGGAAATCCGCAGCCTGCTGGCCTTGCGCGACAGCCCGCAAGACCAGTGCGAAAGCGTCAACGCGCTGATTGATGAGCACATCCATCACGTCAAGGCACGGATCGACGGCCTGCTCGCGCTGCAGGCGCAACTGCTCGACCTGCGCCAACGCTGCAGCGAAGGGCCGGATATCGAACAGTGCGGAATCTTGCAGCGGCTGGAGGTCAGTGGCGGGGTCGTGGCGACCGAGGTCGAGCATTCACATGTGGGGCGCAGTCACGGGCATTGAGAGTTGATCCACACCCCCACAGGTTTTACACCCACAGGGTTATCCCCACAGGTTTAAGGATTGCAGCTCAGACCGCCATCGGCGCGGTCATCGGCGCGTGGTGCTGGTAGCCTTCCAGCGAGAAATCACTCGGCTCCACCCGTTCCAGCCATTCCGGTTGGTACACGCCGGTCTTGGCGAACTCCGGTACACGGTCGGAAATCACCAGCTTGGGCATCGGGAACGGTTCACGGGTGAGCTGTTCGTTGAGCATGTCCAGGTGGTTCTCGTAGACGTGCGCGTCACCAATGAAATAGGTGAACCAGCGCGGCGTGTAGCCAGTCAGGCGGCCGACCAGGCTCAGCAGCGCGGCGCCCTCGGTGAGGTTGAACGGCGTGCCCAATGGCTTCATGCGACACCTATGATGCACACTACGAATGTATCCTTGAGCAATATCTGTATCATCTCGTAGTGCAGAATTATAATTGCACATTACGTGAGAAATAACAAGCACTTACCTTCATTCATTGCGCATGCATTTGCGGGCCTTACCCACGTTGACGCCCAGGAAAATGTGTCGCTATGCCAACACTTGTTGATGGCCTCCGATACCCCTAGATCCACCGATCTTCACGTAGGCCCGTCTCGCCCACGGGCTAGTGACTCCGAACGTGTCCGTACCGTATACACTTGGCACAGGCTATCTGCCATCACGACTATTAGCTTTCGCAATGGACACTCCATGGATTACAGACGCATCAGAGGCATGGATTCAGGACAGCGCCTCGCATTTGAAGAACTCGTTTGCCAGCTAGCCCGACGTGAACCACCAGCCGCTGACGCGGAGTTCAGGCGAATAGAAGGTGCTGGAGGAGATGGGGGAATCGAGGCGTACTGGTTGCTCAGTGATGGAAGCGAGGTTGGTTATCAAGCTAAATACTATACGAAATCGGCTGATATAAACTGGGCTAACATTGACGACTCCGTGCGGCGAGCCTTGGAAACGCATCCAGGATTGTCCAGGTATATTGTCGCTCTCCCCTGTGACCTGACTGATAAGACTGGCAAGCAAGGTGGCGGCAACACAGGTTGGGAACGCTGGCACTCTCGAAAGGAAACATGGGGAAAGCTCGTTGCGCCGGGTAAACATGTCGACTTTATTGCATGGACGGCCTCAGAGATCACGGATCGACTCACCCATCCGAATGCGGAGGGGTTGCGCAGATATTGGTTCGGCGACGTTGAGTTCTCACCAAAATGGTTTTCCGATCACATTGACCTAGCAGTCAAATCGCTGGACGAAAGATACCATCCTGAAGACCATGTGGAAGTTGGCATTGAAAGAATATTCAAGGTCATATTACGAGACGATAGCATTGTCTCCGAGATCCAGGATCACTTTTCAAAAATACAAAAAGCCGCCCAACTTGGAGACATTGAGCAGTCATTCGAAGGCAGCTTAGAGCTTATTGAGAATATCCACGCCAAAACAATTGACTTGGAGAAACTTAGCCTCGCATTTACTTCAGACGCCTACAGAGTCTGGCCTGTAGCGGCAGCCTTAGAGATAATCGAGTCTATTTCAGAAAGCGTCCATGATCTAGAAAGAATTTTTTGGCGAGCGAAGCAAGAAAAGGCGAAGGAACCAAAGTCCAGCAGCTCCTCATTGGACTATATAGAGTACCGACTGCGAGATCTCAGTGGTGCAGCATACGCCTTCAGATCACTCATCGAGGGTCGATACATTTCTGCGGAATCAGGTCGCAGCATCTTCATATTTGGAAAAGCGGGAACGGGAAAATCGCATCTGCTGGGTAACGTAGCGCAGAACGCCATATCAGAGGGCAGAGCTGTCGTCCTGATACTTGGCCAACAGCTAAACGGCGACAGCGTCTGGGCTCAGTTTTCAAAGCGCCTGGGAGTCGGAGACATTAATCCTGACGCATTGCTTCAAGCACTGAGTGCCGCCGCAGACGTTACCGGCAAGCGCGGATTGATCCTGGTGGATGCGGTAAATGAGGGGGCTGGATTAACTCTCTGGCGTAATGAGCTTGCAGAGTTCGTGGCAAGAATCGAACGCCACCCGAACCTAACGCTGGCCTTCAGTTGTAGGACTGAATACATTCCTTACATTATCCCTCCTGCGGTAAGTGAGAAGGTTCCGGCGTTCCGAATTCGCGGATTTGAGACACAGGAAGAGCAGTCCAGAGCGGCTCGAATATACTTGGGAAAGCGCGGCATATCTCAACCGAACACCCCATGGTTAGCTGCCGAGTTTGTAAATCCGCTTTTTTTGCGTAGCGCCTGCGTTGCTCTTGAAAGGGAAAATCAAAAGTGGTTCCCCAAGGGTTTGGTCGGCACGAAGCAGGTTTTTTCGTTCTATACGAAGAGTATTGCTCGCAACTTGGGTGCCGGTAGGGATGGTAGCGATGAGTTGGTAAGGCCGACGAACCAGGCACTCGCTGCTATTGCATCAGAGATGGCTGCAAACAGACGGGACTATGTCCCGCATAGCGACGCCATACGTATCGTCGATGGGAGGTTCCACGCATACCCGGCACCTCCGGGAACCACATGGTTTGAAATTCTCCAGAGAAACGGATTATTCAGGCTTGATCCAGATCCCAGGGAAAGGAGAGCCGATCCTTTTGCCGCCCCTGAAGACATCGTTCGCTTCAGCTTCCAGAGACTTCAAGACCACTTGATGGCCTCAGTGATACTGGAGACGGTAATCAATCCTGCTGATGCACTGAAATCTGGTGCCCTGAAATTCATCCATGATGATGAAAGCATTCATGGTGACTGGGTGGGATTGGTCGACGCCCTGTCGGTGCAACTGCCTGAGCGTTTCAATCAAGAGCTGCTCGATCTGTTACCAGGCGATATCAATGCATGGGCGAATGATCCAGCAGTCAATGATGCCTTCATAGAAAGTCTTAGGTGGCGCAATAATGAGTCGTTCACCGACCGGACGCTCGAGCTATTCAACGCATTCCTGGAGGTTGAAGATGGGTATTTCGACATTATCATCCAGGTCAGCGCGAGTGCTGGGCACCCCTGGAATGCAGAAGCACTGCATAAGCGGCTAATTGTCCTTGAAATGCCGAAGCGGGACGCATACTGGACTGTGCACGCGAATATTCTCCCGTTAGACGAGGGGGCTACTGCCAGGCGGCTCATAGAGTGGAGCGCTCTCGAGCAAAGTGAGCAGACAGACTCTGAGGTACAGTACCTTTGCGCGATAATCCTCACATGGTTCCTTGCTAGCTCTAATCGGGAGCTGCGGGACAAGGCCACCAAAGCGCTTACCTCGCTGATGATCCGCAACCATTCTCTGTACGCGAAGCTTTGTGATGACTTCGCCGCAGTGGACGACTTGTATATCCTAGAGCGCCTGCACACAGCAGCCTTCGGCGCGTGCTGTGTCAGCAATTGTGAACGGCTTCTGCGCCCCTTTTCTGAGGTGACCTACAAGGCTGTATTCGACCGAGTGGACGTCCCCGCGTCCATCCTGCTTCGAGACGCCGCCCTTGGCATTATCGAGCTCGCAGCTTGCAAAAACTGCTTGCCGGAAACCGTGGACATTCAGAAGGCCCGTCCACCCTATAACTCGAGAAGCATTCGGCTTTCCGTTACAGAAGATGCGCTCGAGAAGGCTGCCAAGCATGCTGGCGACTCTCAGATACAGAGCTCATGCGCCCAGTGGGGTGGCGACTTTGGCTGCTATGAAATACGACCTCGCGTAACTTCGTTCCTGAATATCTCGCTGAGCACGCCTGAGCCCCTGACCCCCTCTGAAAGATCTGAAATTTTTGAGCAAGAAGTCATCGACCATTGCCCTGAACGCGTCGAACTCCTTGAGATGATGCATGCCTTCACGCCGACCCGTTTCCGCGATCTTCTTCAGCGCCGGCAGGGCACAACTGCACCTGATTACTCTGAAAGCTTTAAGGCGTGCGAGACACTCCTTCTAAGAATGCTGAGCACAGGTGAAAAGGCAAGGTATCGCAAGGAATATAAGCCGCGATTCAATGCCCCCGAGGAGCGGCCTGACCAGCTACCGCATATCGATGTGACTGCAGCCCAGCGCTGGGTCGCAAAGCGTGCCTATGGCCTCGGCTGGACGAAGGATTTGTTCCCCGAAGATCGGAGCAGGCGTCATGATTACAGTCGGGACAGACCGTTGGTTGAGCGTATTGGTAAGAAATACCAGTGGCTGGCTTTGGATGAGCTTCTCTGCAGCCTTGCGGATAACAAATGGATGTCCGAACGCGCCCTCCATGGATCGCGTCAGTATGCTGGGCCTCTCGATGTAGGTTTCCATCGAGACATAGATCCGACAATCCTACTAGCCTCCGAAGAGGCGCCTAGCCCGGAAGATTCCATTCCCAGATCCGAAATCACCATGCGACAGACCTCAGAACAGGAACTCGGGAAGTGGCCTTTCGAAGAGGATCCGGCTTTGGGTATGGCAAGCCTTGTCAGCAGGACGGATGCGAAGGGCCGGGCCTGGATAGTCCTACATGAGCATCGGTCGGTATCAGAGCGGTACAAAGATAAGTCCAGCCGCGAGCATGGGCTTAGAAAACAGGAGTGGCGCTTTTTACTGCCAGTAATCGTAAAGCGTGAGGATGAGCAGAGACTCATAAAATACATCCGTATGGAAAAAGAGGTTCGAGTAGACAACTGGTCAACCCGAAATGCGACGGACGATGGCTATCTGCTGGAAGCCCCTTGGCGTTCGACGTGGGATCAAGAGCAGTGGTCAACCATGGACTTTCACAATATTGGTGAGGTTGAGATTGCCTACCCGTGTTTCCGTTACCACTGGGAGTCTCATCTAGATGCGTCTCTGAACGACGGCGCTCACGCTCTGATACCTGCACCATGGCTCGCAAAACGACTAGGGCTGACGCCGCATCAGTCCAACTCAAACATATACGCTGACAGCTCTGGCAGAACACTTTTCGTCAGCGGGCAGAGTCCTGACGACGGCTCTCATGCTTTTATAGATCAGGGTCTGTTTGACTCCTTTCTCGAGGAAGACGGTCTGTCCTGTGTATGGATTTTTGTCACAGAACGGGGCGCTTGGCCAGGCGGTGGAAACAGCCATGCCTCCTGGCGTCGATCTGAAGGGGTCGTTTGGTTTAGCAAGCGCGCTCCACAGCTGCAACATTGGAAAAGGGATGTGGACAAGGGAGAGCCAGGAGAGGCATCCGACCTGGATTCCTGAATTAGGGGCAGCCGGAGTGGTCACCAGGTCGAGGTTCAGCATTAGTTAGCTGGGCTAGCCTCGACTTGATGGCTGATGACGGTTCGAACAGTGCGTAGCCAAACAGGAAGTAGCTCATGTCTAACAGGAAGAAAAAGCCAAATCGCTCCGGGAAAGTTACGTCGTCACTGGCAGATCACAAAAGGGTTGGCAAAGCGCTCATACCCCCCATTATGCAGATCACAGGGATGAGCTTCTCGTCATGGGCGAACAATCGCCTACCGGAGATGCTTTGGGCCTGCCTGGTCATTACCGTAATTCCCCGTGAAGAGGCAATCGAGGTTTTTCGGGACATCGCTTCCATCGGCATTCGCTATCGACGTGACGATGACCGCGAACAGGAGCCAAAAGAAGCACTGGGCTGGACGCTTCGCCACTCTGATTTGCCGAACCAGCCGAGAGAACTCTTCAACGCCCTCGTGAGCCGGGTGCTCCACTGCCATTCAGGCTTGCAAGCGTTGCGTCCGTTACTGCTCCTCGAAAACCTTCCAGGTCGAGACTGGTGGAAAGCAGCACTCGCTGCTGAAGCAACCGAGGACGACTGGCAGACCCTTGGCCAGGCGGTACTGAAAACCTTTGACCACCAGTCCCAAGAAGCAACGGATGTGCGCTGGTTAAGCGTACTGTTCAAGCTAGGGCTAGGGGAAATCTTCGTCATGGAGGAGATGAGGGAGCGGATTCAGGAAATTATCGAATATCCACACCGGGGAGATATGAGATCAGTCCGACCCTCCATTAGATCCATGGAAATGGCTGTAATCAGCCTTAAACCGGATCAAGAACCTAGCCTCTGGCCCGAATTATTTTGGGCTTACACACTGGAACATACCCACTGCCTCCCAGCTCCGTTGGAGGCCAGAGGTGAATCTGCCCATGACCCCAAAATCTTGGGCAAGACGATCAATGATGTCCGTGAAGGTTTACTGGCTCACTGGTTCACGAGCTTGAGCACCACTGGCCTGAATCAGAAACATGATGGCGTTTTCGGGTTCGGGTTCTTCGCTCTCGCCTGCTTAGCCGAAATAAGCATGGGGCCGTTGAGCTCAGCCATTACCGGAAGGCTACTGCTTCGATCTCTCACTGAGTGCAGGATCTCGCTGGCTTACCTAGTACGCTGTGGGAACGACGAGATGTGGAAAAAATTCCGTTCCTATGGCGCCGGCCAAGCCAAGCTGGCACTGCTCAAGCACGAGGAGATGGCCGGTCAGAAGGCTCGGTTTGTGACCCAACAGGCTTTGGAAACCTTGGCGAACGAAGACTACTTCCAAGAGTACGTGGAGATCGATCTGGGCCATTGGGCCGGTAAAGATCTTCGCAGGCTAGCAGAGGAGTCAGGCACGAAGGATGACTACGACAGGTACTACGGTTGGGCCTCGGGCTTCGTCCATGGACAATGGGGTGCAATAAGGGACAGTAACTTCACTCACTGTCTGAACCCTCTGCACCGGTTCCATCGCATCCCACTGCCATACCACCGGATGCTAGAACCTACCATTGCTGATGCGTTGCATTTAATAAATGCCATTCTTGCCGACGTGAACACTGCGTACCCTGGATTTGATACGCGCTTCGAGATCGAGGACGCACCGAGGGATGATGAGAACAATGCGGCGGCTCCTAAAGAGCCTGCATAGGCTGAGGTTTGGGGATAAACGGGATTCATCTGCTGGTTAATAATGATCCCGAATCGGGATATTAAGCCTCTAAAACTGGCTTAGTGTCCCTTTTCGGGCACATTACACGACCCTTCAATCTCGAGCCGTGTTTGGTCATTGTTTGAACAGCTTATCCAGTGTCACGAACGCAGCGCCTGTCTCTGCCGCTGCTCTTACTTGCCGCCCATAGCCCAATCTTTCGGAACCATCGTAGACGCTCCGCAGATTGCCATGCTAATTTCTATGCCCCTGATCTCCCTGGATCAAACGGTCGGCTCGTGAAGGCTCCAGTGCCACAGGTTGCAACACCACTTTTTCGCACGCATTTCGACGATAGTCAGCGGGCAGCCGACACCCTGACGCTACCGGAGAACTGCTATGCGCGTCCCAGTCTATCCAGACGACCTGATCCGAAATCGTGGCTTCAAAAGCCTGTCCAAGCAGTTGCAGCAGCACTGGTGTGGCCCAGCCCCAATCTCACTTGCAGATGCTCAAAAAGCGCTCGCGCAGGGACTAGGTTATCTGAGCTTCCACGATCTCAGCGAGACGTCAAAAGTCTGCCCGCCAGATGAGCCTGTGCCGCATGAAGCCGATGTCAGGAAGGCAATTGGTTCAGCCATCAAAGCTACCCTGCAGGCAGAAACATCGCCGCCTGTGGATCGACAGAAGCTGGAACGGCTCGTGAACGATCTCTCCCTGAAAAAACTCCTAGCCTTTAAACGTGTGCAGGTTTCTCCCGCTGCTGGTCATGGCCTACTACCAAAACTGGTTATCCAGACTCAGCAAGGGTTGATCAAAGAACATGTTCAGACCTT
This region of Pseudomonas fluorescens genomic DNA includes:
- a CDS encoding LysR family transcriptional regulator; the protein is MLSAELKAFYMVARLGSITLAAKKLGLSQPTVTTQIRHLESQYSVELFYRGGRRLSLSDEGARLLPMVKALLQQEADIEFFLRNSGQVQGALRIAATAPYYILDLVKTFRERLPQVEVAVEIGNSQQVLEALEDYRVDLAASSQLVEDARLIRRVLGSDPLVLAVHRNHPLAVREHVPLSALVGHTLLMREPGSTTRRLTEELLAGAGVSFGPLLEIGSRESIREAVLRNIGISIIARQEVPHDPQLRVLTLENAPQIPEYLYCLKERKNARLPAAFLGLAQEMAPVGAGLPANA
- a CDS encoding heavy metal translocating P-type ATPase; translated protein: MSDSRHTHAPGDQHPHSHGAKLQPVQKPHDHASHGGSCCSSAASPALVKISEAVTESARLSRFRIEAMDCPTEQTLIQNKLGKLAGVQQLEFNLINRVLGVTHDLPNTAPIIETIKAIGMHAEPIEEGAADDSRPLPAKKHWWPLALSGVGALAAEVIHFTNAAPNWVVAIIALISILSGGLGTYKKGWIALKNLNLNINALMSIAVTGAVLIGQWPEAAMVMFLFTVAELIEAKSLDRARNAISGLMQMTPEKVTVQLADGSWVEQEAKSIELGALVRVRPGERIGLDGEVMAGNSTIDQAPITGESLPVEKTVGDKVFAGTINQSGSLEYKVTAAANNSTLARIIHAVEQAQGARAPTQRFVDAFSKIYTPVVFVFALGVALIAPLFMGAAWFDWIYRALVLLVVACPCALVISTPVTIVSGLAAAARKGILIKGGVYLEGGYKLDYLALDKTGTITHGKPVQTDYLPLDPTAEATAQVLAASLAGRSDHPVSLAVANAAVDKQMALRTVDNFAALTGRGVRGEIDGQVYHLGNHRLVEELGLCSPALEEKLFALEQQGKTVVLLLDNSGPLALFAVADTVKESSREAIQQLHALGVKTLMLTGDNPHTAQAIAAQVGIDQAQGDLLPTDKLKAIEALYAQGHRVGMVGDGINDAPALARAEIGFAMAAAGTDTAIETADVALMDDDLRKIPAFIRLSRQTSTVLTQNIALALIIKAIFLGVTFFGLATMWMAVFADMGVALLVVFNGLRLLRK
- the cadR gene encoding Cd(II)/Pb(II)-responsive transcriptional regulator, producing MKIGELAKLTDCAVETIRYYERENLLPEPARSDGNYRVYTQAHAERLTFIRNCRTLDMTLEEIRSLLALRDSPQDQCESVNALIDEHIHHVKARIDGLLALQAQLLDLRQRCSEGPDIEQCGILQRLEVSGGVVATEVEHSHVGRSHGH
- a CDS encoding thymidylate synthase, yielding MCNYNSALRDDTDIAQGYIRSVHHRCRMKPLGTPFNLTEGAALLSLVGRLTGYTPRWFTYFIGDAHVYENHLDMLNEQLTREPFPMPKLVISDRVPEFAKTGVYQPEWLERVEPSDFSLEGYQHHAPMTAPMAV
- a CDS encoding AAA family ATPase, with product MDYRRIRGMDSGQRLAFEELVCQLARREPPAADAEFRRIEGAGGDGGIEAYWLLSDGSEVGYQAKYYTKSADINWANIDDSVRRALETHPGLSRYIVALPCDLTDKTGKQGGGNTGWERWHSRKETWGKLVAPGKHVDFIAWTASEITDRLTHPNAEGLRRYWFGDVEFSPKWFSDHIDLAVKSLDERYHPEDHVEVGIERIFKVILRDDSIVSEIQDHFSKIQKAAQLGDIEQSFEGSLELIENIHAKTIDLEKLSLAFTSDAYRVWPVAAALEIIESISESVHDLERIFWRAKQEKAKEPKSSSSSLDYIEYRLRDLSGAAYAFRSLIEGRYISAESGRSIFIFGKAGTGKSHLLGNVAQNAISEGRAVVLILGQQLNGDSVWAQFSKRLGVGDINPDALLQALSAAADVTGKRGLILVDAVNEGAGLTLWRNELAEFVARIERHPNLTLAFSCRTEYIPYIIPPAVSEKVPAFRIRGFETQEEQSRAARIYLGKRGISQPNTPWLAAEFVNPLFLRSACVALERENQKWFPKGLVGTKQVFSFYTKSIARNLGAGRDGSDELVRPTNQALAAIASEMAANRRDYVPHSDAIRIVDGRFHAYPAPPGTTWFEILQRNGLFRLDPDPRERRADPFAAPEDIVRFSFQRLQDHLMASVILETVINPADALKSGALKFIHDDESIHGDWVGLVDALSVQLPERFNQELLDLLPGDINAWANDPAVNDAFIESLRWRNNESFTDRTLELFNAFLEVEDGYFDIIIQVSASAGHPWNAEALHKRLIVLEMPKRDAYWTVHANILPLDEGATARRLIEWSALEQSEQTDSEVQYLCAIILTWFLASSNRELRDKATKALTSLMIRNHSLYAKLCDDFAAVDDLYILERLHTAAFGACCVSNCERLLRPFSEVTYKAVFDRVDVPASILLRDAALGIIELAACKNCLPETVDIQKARPPYNSRSIRLSVTEDALEKAAKHAGDSQIQSSCAQWGGDFGCYEIRPRVTSFLNISLSTPEPLTPSERSEIFEQEVIDHCPERVELLEMMHAFTPTRFRDLLQRRQGTTAPDYSESFKACETLLLRMLSTGEKARYRKEYKPRFNAPEERPDQLPHIDVTAAQRWVAKRAYGLGWTKDLFPEDRSRRHDYSRDRPLVERIGKKYQWLALDELLCSLADNKWMSERALHGSRQYAGPLDVGFHRDIDPTILLASEEAPSPEDSIPRSEITMRQTSEQELGKWPFEEDPALGMASLVSRTDAKGRAWIVLHEHRSVSERYKDKSSREHGLRKQEWRFLLPVIVKREDEQRLIKYIRMEKEVRVDNWSTRNATDDGYLLEAPWRSTWDQEQWSTMDFHNIGEVEIAYPCFRYHWESHLDASLNDGAHALIPAPWLAKRLGLTPHQSNSNIYADSSGRTLFVSGQSPDDGSHAFIDQGLFDSFLEEDGLSCVWIFVTERGAWPGGGNSHASWRRSEGVVWFSKRAPQLQHWKRDVDKGEPGEASDLDS
- a CDS encoding DUF5677 domain-containing protein, translating into MSNRKKKPNRSGKVTSSLADHKRVGKALIPPIMQITGMSFSSWANNRLPEMLWACLVITVIPREEAIEVFRDIASIGIRYRRDDDREQEPKEALGWTLRHSDLPNQPRELFNALVSRVLHCHSGLQALRPLLLLENLPGRDWWKAALAAEATEDDWQTLGQAVLKTFDHQSQEATDVRWLSVLFKLGLGEIFVMEEMRERIQEIIEYPHRGDMRSVRPSIRSMEMAVISLKPDQEPSLWPELFWAYTLEHTHCLPAPLEARGESAHDPKILGKTINDVREGLLAHWFTSLSTTGLNQKHDGVFGFGFFALACLAEISMGPLSSAITGRLLLRSLTECRISLAYLVRCGNDEMWKKFRSYGAGQAKLALLKHEEMAGQKARFVTQQALETLANEDYFQEYVEIDLGHWAGKDLRRLAEESGTKDDYDRYYGWASGFVHGQWGAIRDSNFTHCLNPLHRFHRIPLPYHRMLEPTIADALHLINAILADVNTAYPGFDTRFEIEDAPRDDENNAAAPKEPA